GTCGCGAGTTCAAATCTCGTTTCCCGCTGAATAGAAATAATCTAAAAATTAGTAAATACCTTAAAAAAATATACAAAACATATACTTTACTTAAATTAAAATTAAATGAGCAAAAGTAAAATAGGTCAAAACTTATGCTTGAACGCATACTACATATAGTAATCATGTTAGTATTCTTATTTATATCACAATATTCCCTAGGAAGACAAAAATATTTGAATACTATTCACCCTCTTTGTCATCTAAAAAACAAAAAAAATTCGTCTAATATTTACTACCCTTCTAAAAAAATATTCTTTTTTTTTGCGAACCAAAACCTAGTTTTAAACTGATATATAAAAAAAATTTTCTAAATTCTAAATTTAAAAAACTAAACAAACAGTTTTCAAATTCACTAAATTTGTATAGAACAAAATTTATTTTGACTCATTATATATCTAATAAAAGTAAAAAAAAAACAAAAAAATTATCATTGCTATTGACGCAGGACACGGAGGACAAGATCCAGGCGCAATTGGAAAAAATAAATTTCAAGAAAAAAATATCACTTTATCGATAGCAAAAAAATTAACAAAATTATTAAATCATACTAATTTTTTTAAAGCTGTAATGATCAGACGTGGAAATTATTTTTTATCAGTTTTTAAAAGAACACAAATAGCCGAAAAATATCATGCTAATTTATTAATCTCAATTCATGCTAATTCATCAAAAAACAGAAAAATATCAGGAGTGTCTATATGGGTTCTTCCTAAGAATGTTCATAATACTCGCATTCAAAAACATAAATTAAATAAAAAAACCAAGAATATACACAAAAAAATAAATACTAAAACCTCAAAATTTAAAAATTTCTATGAAATAGAATACGATTTAGCCAAAATAATCATACAAGAATTACGAAAAGTCTCAACTTTAAATCAAAAAAAACCAAAATATGCAAAATTTGGTATTCTTAAATTTTCTCAATTTCCATCAATATTAGTCGAAACGGGTTTTATAAGTAATCCAATAGAAGAACAACACTTGAACAAAAAATTTTATCAAAACCTTATTTCAAAATCTATATCTATAGCTTTAAAAAAATATTTTCTAAAACGCATAAAACAATACAACTAACGTTAAAATTTTTTATTTCTATAATACACACTTTAATTAAATAACATAAACATTTATTAAAATAAAAACTAAATATAAACGCTAAATAAAACATTTAAAAAAAAATATATTTAAGTATACGTTTACTTTTAAAAATCAATCATTCCACTACGTCATTAAACTATATTTTTAGAAACACACAAGAGTTTAAAAACAATTAAATAAAATTTAAAAACCTTGTTTTTAAAAAAAAAGTAATATATTTAGTATAAACTAATGACTGGAAATATTAAATCTTTTATGAAATTTTTCTATACGTCCACCAGTATCAGACGTTCGTTGTTGACCTGTATAAAAAGGATGACATTTGGAACACACATCAACATTTATATTTTTACTTAAAGTAGAAAAAATATTTATATTATTCCCGCAAGAACACGTTACGTTTATCTTAAAATAATCAGGATGAATTTTTTTTTTCATATAACCTTTAAAATTAAATAAATATATATTTTATAAATTAAATAATTTACTTCAAACAGTAATATATTAGCATTAACATTAAAAATATGATATCACTAAATTTAAATAAAACAAAGCATAAAAATTTAAAATTTTAGAACATTTTAGAACTTTATTAAAATTTTTTTAAACATAAAATTAATTTATTAAAAAATACTAATCAATTTTAATTACTATTAATAATACTAAAATTTTTATTTTTAATAATAAATAGTTAAACATACTATTATTTTAATAGACTTAAAATCTTAATGTATTATTATACATAACATATAAAATACTATTTTAACCAAATAATAATGATAAATAAAGATTTTGTTCTAAATAAAAACGATTTTAAATATACTTTTCCTGAAAAATATCATAAACCAAAAAAAAAATTACTAAAATAGTAATTATATTTATAATATTTTTGCTATTTACATTATGTATTAAATTAATACTAAAAAAAACAATATCGCATAAAAATATTAAAAATAATGCACGTACATTTATTTCAACAGATTCAGCCATTTACTTACTTAAAAAACCTCAAGAACAATACTTTTTTTTCAAAAAATATAAAATAAATTACAATATTAAAAAACTAAAAACTTAATAATACATAAAATTAAAAAAATCTTTTCAATAATTATTTCAAAGACATAATGTATTAAAATTACGTTTGAATCAACAAAATTCACGATAAAAATAATTATTAATATGATAGTATAAAAAAGTAAAATTATATATTTAATAGTTAAATGTACTTTATACACAATTAATTTTATATAAATAACTTATTGAATGTTTACGTTCATACATAACGATTATATCATACTGAAATTATATATATTTGTAGTTTAATATAAAAAGGATCAAATCTGTGACAACTATTCTAAGCGTTCGTTTAAACAAACAAGTAGTAATTGGAGGTGATGGGCAAGCTACATTAGGAAATACTATCATTAAAAGTAATGTTAAAAAAGTAAGAACTCTTTATAATAATAAAGTTATTGCTGGATTTGCCGGAGGAACAGCAGATGCATTTACTTTGTTTGAATTATTTGAAAAAAAATTATTAATGTATCAGGGACAATTGCAACGTTCAGCTATTGAATTAGCAAAAGATTGGAGAACTGATAAAATACTACGAAAACTTGAAGCATTATTAGCAGTTGCTGATAAAGAAACTTCATTAATTGTTACTGGAAATGGTGACGTAATTCAACCTGAAAACAATCTTATGGCAATCGGATCTGGAGGTTCTTATGCGCAAGCAGCAGCAATAGCAATGATAGAAAACACTTCTCTCACTGCAAAACAAATCGTAGAAAAAGCATTAAAAATTACTTCTGGAATTTGCATATATACTAATAATATTTTTACCATCAAAGAATTAACTTCAGAAAAGTAAGGATAAAACTCCATGTCTGAAATGACTCCTCGCGAAATAGTCAAAGAACTTGATCGATTTATAATTGGTCAAAAAAAAGCAAAACGCGCTGTAGCTATTGCCTTACGAAATCGCTGGCGTCGCATGAAACTTAACAAAGAACTAAGATATGAAATAACACCAAAAAACATTCTTATGATAGGTCCCACAGGCGTAGGAAAAACTGAAATTGCTAGACGCTTAGCAAAATTAGCTAAAGCACCTTTTATTAAAGTAGAAGCAACGAAATTTACTGAAATAGGATATGTTGGAAAAGAAGTAGATTCAATTATTAGAGATTTAACCGATTCAGCCATAAAAATGATTAAAAGTACAGCTATAAAAAAAAATAAAAAAAGAGCTAAAGAACTAGCAGAAGAAAGAATATTAGATGTTTTAGTACCTACAATTAAAAATAACTGGAAAAAAACAAATACTAATAACAATTCTGAAGCAACTCTTCAAATTTTTAGAAAAAAATTACGAGAAGGAACACTAGATGATAAAGAAATCGAAATAAATGTCGCAGTTACTCCTATGGGAATCGAAATTATGGCACCTCCAGGAATGGAAGAACTCACTAATCAATTACAATCATTATTTCAAAATCTAACTGGAAATAAAAGAAATATTAAAAAATTAAAAATTAAAGATGCTATGAAATTATTGATTGAAGAAGAAGCAGCTAAACTAATTAATCTAGAAGAATTAAAAAAAGAAGCTATTTATGCTGTTGAACAACATGGAATTGTATTCATTGATGAAATAGATAAAATATGCAGAAACCACGGTTCTTCTGGACCTGATATTTCGCGAGAAGGCGTTCAACGAGATTTGCTTCCTTTAATCGAAGGTTGTACAGTATCAACTAAACATGGTATGGTGAAAACTGATCATATTTTATTTATTGCATCTGGAGCATTTCAAGTTTCTACACCTTCAGATCTTATTCCAGAATTACAAGGACGCCTTCCAATTAGAGTAGAGTTACAAGCCTTAACAATAAACGACTTTGAATTAATTCTAACAGAACCAAAAGCTTCAGTTACAATGCAATACCAAGCCTTGCTTAAAACAGAAAAAGTAAAAATTAATTTCACTAAAGAAGGTATACGACATATTGCCGAAGCAGCATGGAAAGTTAATGAATCTATGGAAAATATTGGTGCAAGAAGACTACATACTGTGCTAGAACGTCTAATGGAAGATATATCTTTTCACGCAAGCGATCATCGTAATGAAATAACTATTACCATTGATGAAAAATATGTTCAAAAACACTTAGATAAATTAATATCTAATGAAGATCTCAGTCGCTTTATATTGTAAATATTATTTTAAAATATTTCACAATACAATAATAAAATCTTTCCTATCTTTAGAATAAAGACAGGAAAGATTTAAAAAACTTCCTGTTTAAATAAAACTAAATTTTACTTACATATATTATTTACAAAAACACATTTAAAATCTATAATTTATTATCAATACACAATTATAAAATTTATTATTAAATAACTACACTACTTCAAAAAAATTATTTAACTAATATTACTTTATTAATTATATTGAGCCTGTTAATAATTATTTATTTTAAATTCCATATATATTAAATAATCTTAAACTTTTATCTAAATTAATAATTTTAAATGTTAAATTTTAACATTGCAAATTAGTTTTCAAAATATTCCTTAAAACTACATAATAATTATTCATTTACCATAAATTATTATATGTTTTAATTAAAAATTAATAACACATAAAAACTAATTTAAAAAGAAAAAATGATTTTATATTTTAGTCCATTGTATTACTCTTTGTAAAAATTCAGTACCTCGAGTAGTTAATATAGATTCCGGATGAAATTGAAATCCACAAATCTTTTCGTAATCATTTCTAACAGCCATTACCATATTATTAAAATGTGCATTTACAACTAACATGTTTGGGATATTACTGCAAATTAAAGAATGATATCGCGCTACAGGTAATGGATTAGACATACCCAAAAACATAGCCTTATTATCATGATTAATTAACGATGCTTGACCATGTAATATTTCACCTGAATACCCTACATGCCCTCCATACATTTTAACTATAGCCTGATGTCCTAAACAAATTCCAATAATAGGCAATTTTCCTTTTAGTTCCATTAACAATTGCGGCATGCAACCTGCATTATCTGGATTTCCTGGCCCTGGCGACAATATTAAAATAGGATTAATCATTTTAGATAACTTTTTTAAAATAATATTTTTTCTAACTGTATTTCGATAAACAAATACTTGATGAAAATTTGAACGCAATTGATCAACTAAATTATATGTAAATGAATCAATATTATCCAATAAAAGTATATTACCCATCACAAATACTCTATCTGACAAGAATGCGAATTAGCTATAGCTTGAATAACTGCTTTAGCTTTATTTTTACTCTCATCTGATTCCAATTGAGGTACAGAATCCAATACTATTCCAGCTCCAGCTTGAATAGTTGCTATTTTATTTTCAACATACGCAGAACGAATTACAATACAAGTATCTAACATACCTAAACCAGTGAAATATCCTATCGCGCCTCCATAACTCCCCCTCTTTTCGCCTTCAATTTCTGAAATTAATTCCATAGCTCGCACTTTAGGAGCACCAGTTAGTGTCCCCATATTCATGCATGCTTGATATGCATGTAAAAAATCTAAATCAAAACGCAATTTTCCAATAACTCTTGATACTAAATGCATGACATGCGAATAACGATCAACTCTAATTAAATCTGCTACATGACGTGTTCCTGGTTCGCAAATTTTAGCTAAATCATTGCGAGCTAAATCTACTAACATTAGATGTTCAGCCAACTCTTTATTATTGGTCCGCATTTCTAATTCTATCCGATTATCTAAATCTAAATCCAACGATCCATCAGATCGTCTACCTCGAGGTCTAGTACCAGCGATAGGATATATTTCAATTTGCCTAGAATTTATATCATATTTTAAAGCACTTTCAGGAGAAGCTCCAAACAAAGTAAACTTTCGATCTTGCATAAAAAACATATATGGACTAGGATTATTTTTTTTTAAAACTTCATATGAAGACAATGGATTCACACAAGAAAGATAAAATTTTCTCGATGGTACTACTTGAAAAATTTCTCCTTGTAAAATAAATTTTTTTACATTAACAATAATTTTATTGTATTCTTCGTCTGTTTTATTACACCATAATTTCATGTTTTTTAGCGTATCAAATTTTATAGGGCACAAATTTT
Above is a window of Buchnera aphidicola str. Bp (Baizongia pistaciae) DNA encoding:
- a CDS encoding anthranilate synthase component 1, with product MKKNLISIDVFLTETRYQPNPTAIFNQICKKKSETLLLESAEINKKHHLESMMIIDAALKISFLNQIVIVEALTKNGVNLLSVFKSLLPKNVIILSDNNPLEIKFPILSMYLDEDQRLRSLSVFDAIRFLIKSVKNLSEFAPKSMFFGGLFSYDLITSFENLPILNTHQHCPDFCFYLSETLLILDHKNKTSIVQVTSFTNDNFEKKRLKDRLEILKNKLSKNLCPIKFDTLKNMKLWCNKTDEEYNKIIVNVKKFILQGEIFQVVPSRKFYLSCVNPLSSYEVLKKNNPSPYMFFMQDRKFTLFGASPESALKYDINSRQIEIYPIAGTRPRGRRSDGSLDLDLDNRIELEMRTNNKELAEHLMLVDLARNDLAKICEPGTRHVADLIRVDRYSHVMHLVSRVIGKLRFDLDFLHAYQACMNMGTLTGAPKVRAMELISEIEGEKRGSYGGAIGYFTGLGMLDTCIVIRSAYVENKIATIQAGAGIVLDSVPQLESDESKNKAKAVIQAIANSHSCQIEYL
- the hslV gene encoding ATP-dependent protease subunit HslV, with product MTTILSVRLNKQVVIGGDGQATLGNTIIKSNVKKVRTLYNNKVIAGFAGGTADAFTLFELFEKKLLMYQGQLQRSAIELAKDWRTDKILRKLEALLAVADKETSLIVTGNGDVIQPENNLMAIGSGGSYAQAAAIAMIENTSLTAKQIVEKALKITSGICIYTNNIFTIKELTSEK
- the hslU gene encoding HslU--HslV peptidase ATPase subunit produces the protein MSEMTPREIVKELDRFIIGQKKAKRAVAIALRNRWRRMKLNKELRYEITPKNILMIGPTGVGKTEIARRLAKLAKAPFIKVEATKFTEIGYVGKEVDSIIRDLTDSAIKMIKSTAIKKNKKRAKELAEERILDVLVPTIKNNWKKTNTNNNSEATLQIFRKKLREGTLDDKEIEINVAVTPMGIEIMAPPGMEELTNQLQSLFQNLTGNKRNIKKLKIKDAMKLLIEEEAAKLINLEELKKEAIYAVEQHGIVFIDEIDKICRNHGSSGPDISREGVQRDLLPLIEGCTVSTKHGMVKTDHILFIASGAFQVSTPSDLIPELQGRLPIRVELQALTINDFELILTEPKASVTMQYQALLKTEKVKINFTKEGIRHIAEAAWKVNESMENIGARRLHTVLERLMEDISFHASDHRNEITITIDEKYVQKHLDKLISNEDLSRFIL
- a CDS encoding N-acetylmuramoyl-L-alanine amidase family protein yields the protein MDAGHGGQDPGAIGKNKFQEKNITLSIAKKLTKLLNHTNFFKAVMIRRGNYFLSVFKRTQIAEKYHANLLISIHANSSKNRKISGVSIWVLPKNVHNTRIQKHKLNKKTKNIHKKINTKTSKFKNFYEIEYDLAKIIIQELRKVSTLNQKKPKYAKFGILKFSQFPSILVETGFISNPIEEQHLNKKFYQNLISKSISIALKKYFLKRIKQYN
- a CDS encoding glutamine amidotransferase-related protein — encoded protein: MGNILLLDNIDSFTYNLVDQLRSNFHQVFVYRNTVRKNIILKKLSKMINPILILSPGPGNPDNAGCMPQLLMELKGKLPIIGICLGHQAIVKMYGGHVGYSGEILHGQASLINHDNKAMFLGMSNPLPVARYHSLICSNIPNMLVVNAHFNNMVMAVRNDYEKICGFQFHPESILTTRGTEFLQRVIQWTKI
- the rpmE gene encoding 50S ribosomal protein L31: MKKKIHPDYFKINVTCSCGNNINIFSTLSKNINVDVCSKCHPFYTGQQRTSDTGGRIEKFHKRFNISSH